The following proteins come from a genomic window of Pirellula staleyi DSM 6068:
- a CDS encoding ThiF family adenylyltransferase, with product MSDDRFARYSRQVRFASIGKAGQERLAASRALVVGCGALGSMIASHLVRAGVGFTRIVDRDFLELSNLQRQTLYTEADVASGFPKAICAEKHLREINSEVEIEAVVADIVPSNIEQLARNCDVVVDGTDNFETRMLINDVCVKLGIAWVYGGCLGAEGQSMTILPGESPCLRCVMPEPPDAGSSPTCDAAGILGTIIGVIASLQASEAIKILSGNRSAVSKKWTIIDLWDSDVRQLRLDAFGDRSQCPCCGKREFPWLSGERASYSAVLCGRNSVQLSFPGSAGINLAAMAERLRSVGEVSQNKFLVRLKVGDYQITLFADGRAVVSGTEEIAEARSVYAQYIGS from the coding sequence ATGAGCGACGATCGATTCGCCCGCTATTCGCGGCAAGTTCGCTTTGCTTCGATCGGCAAAGCAGGTCAGGAGCGACTCGCAGCTTCACGCGCGCTGGTTGTCGGCTGTGGCGCGCTCGGCTCGATGATCGCCAGTCATCTCGTTCGCGCTGGGGTCGGGTTCACGCGCATTGTCGACCGCGACTTTCTCGAACTGAGTAATCTCCAGCGTCAAACACTGTATACCGAGGCAGATGTAGCGTCGGGATTTCCCAAAGCGATTTGCGCCGAGAAACATCTCCGCGAGATTAACAGCGAAGTAGAAATCGAAGCGGTGGTCGCCGATATCGTCCCCTCGAATATCGAGCAGCTGGCCCGTAACTGCGATGTCGTGGTCGATGGTACCGACAATTTCGAAACCCGTATGCTGATCAACGATGTCTGTGTGAAGCTCGGTATTGCGTGGGTCTATGGAGGGTGTCTTGGCGCGGAAGGTCAGTCGATGACGATCCTGCCGGGAGAGTCTCCTTGCCTCCGCTGTGTGATGCCCGAGCCGCCTGATGCGGGGAGCTCACCCACGTGCGATGCGGCCGGGATTTTGGGGACGATCATCGGTGTGATTGCGTCGCTGCAAGCCAGTGAAGCGATCAAAATACTGAGTGGCAACCGCTCTGCAGTCTCGAAGAAATGGACCATCATCGACCTGTGGGATAGCGATGTCCGGCAGCTGCGACTCGATGCCTTCGGCGACCGAAGTCAGTGCCCTTGCTGCGGCAAACGCGAGTTTCCCTGGCTCTCGGGCGAGCGGGCGAGCTATTCCGCGGTCCTCTGCGGCCGCAATTCCGTGCAGCTCAGTTTTCCTGGCAGCGCTGGGATCAATCTGGCCGCGATGGCCGAGCGACTTCGTTCGGTCGGCGAAGTTTCGCAGAACAAATTTCTCGTGCGGCTGAAAGTCGGGGACTATCAGATCACCCTGTTCGCCGATGGTCGCGCGGTGGTCAGTGGCACCGAAGAGATTGCCGAAGCACGCTCGGTCTACGCGCAGTACATCGGCAGCTAA
- a CDS encoding TonB-dependent receptor, whose product MRLSFWWKCALTAALLPQFSSPLARTLWADDLATANISDEETPNRYRDQPTETAVENASYQPPAEAPAEVPLENEAIPELPETVVPGRLSNFPAEPLPADTVVSPNRMPTPASQTGSSITVITADDIARSGQTSVAEVLRGKLGVDVVRQGGPGSITSVFLRGANSSHTKVLLDGIPLNAPQNASRLFDFSTLTTDNVERIEVLRGPQSMVYGSDAIGGVINIITKRGQGPLSVTAGTMGGSFQTGQVTLSAQAGDERKYFSIQGSQYHTGGVSQVDSFPEQDDFNLGVVSGRTGINLENGLNIDYVFRYSDARADIDDQFAFPTFTPADNLIRKNKTKVFANRVQFTHTALDGMLQQKVGLNLTDYDFLDTDPGAFGTPDYQGQTREVDYLISGQLTETNILSAGANYLAEDASSTFDPRVTQNLKGAYIQDQFQLLPNWFTTAGVRWDDTSKAGTAQTYRVTSIYNFDSGTSLHGSIGTGFRQPALAENSFGFFNPNLRPERSKGWDAGVRQELFGGAVVADATYFRNDFLDLIVINDTFTALENVGAARSSGVELTLLVYIFEDLWVDASYTFDDTLNLDTGAQLLRRPEDKSSLSITRAWTDIGASATLQLIYIGDRADIGGVTLDSYYLLNASGRRKITENVEAFVRLDNITNESYEEVDAYNSVPFGAYGGLNFTY is encoded by the coding sequence ATGCGTTTGTCGTTTTGGTGGAAGTGCGCGCTCACTGCTGCTCTTCTTCCGCAATTCTCGTCGCCGCTGGCTCGGACCTTGTGGGCCGACGATCTGGCGACTGCCAATATCTCTGACGAAGAGACGCCGAATCGCTACCGCGATCAGCCGACGGAAACAGCCGTCGAGAACGCCTCGTATCAGCCTCCGGCCGAGGCCCCTGCTGAAGTCCCTCTCGAAAACGAGGCGATTCCCGAGCTTCCTGAAACGGTGGTTCCCGGTCGGCTGAGCAATTTCCCGGCCGAGCCACTTCCGGCCGACACGGTGGTTTCTCCTAACCGCATGCCGACCCCCGCATCGCAAACCGGCTCGTCGATCACCGTCATCACGGCCGACGACATTGCTCGCAGCGGCCAAACATCGGTCGCTGAAGTGCTCCGCGGCAAGCTAGGTGTCGATGTGGTTCGCCAAGGTGGACCCGGTAGCATCACCAGTGTGTTTTTGCGCGGTGCCAACTCGTCGCATACCAAAGTGCTGCTCGACGGCATTCCGCTGAACGCTCCCCAAAATGCGTCGCGACTCTTCGACTTCTCGACCCTCACCACCGATAACGTCGAGCGGATCGAAGTCCTCCGCGGCCCGCAAAGCATGGTCTACGGCAGCGACGCGATTGGTGGTGTGATCAACATCATCACCAAACGGGGTCAAGGACCACTTTCGGTCACCGCCGGAACGATGGGTGGCAGTTTTCAAACGGGTCAGGTCACGCTGTCGGCCCAAGCCGGTGACGAGCGAAAATACTTCAGCATTCAAGGCTCGCAGTATCACACTGGCGGCGTGAGTCAGGTCGATAGCTTCCCCGAGCAAGACGATTTTAATCTCGGTGTCGTTTCGGGACGGACTGGCATCAATCTCGAGAACGGGCTGAACATCGACTACGTCTTTCGCTACAGCGATGCCCGGGCCGACATCGACGATCAATTCGCATTCCCCACGTTCACACCGGCCGACAATCTGATTCGCAAGAATAAGACCAAGGTGTTTGCCAATCGCGTGCAATTTACTCACACCGCGCTCGATGGCATGTTGCAGCAGAAGGTGGGGCTGAACCTCACCGACTACGACTTCCTCGACACCGACCCGGGTGCCTTTGGAACGCCCGACTACCAGGGTCAAACGCGCGAAGTCGACTACCTGATCAGCGGCCAGCTGACCGAGACGAACATCCTGAGCGCCGGTGCGAACTACCTGGCAGAAGATGCCAGCAGCACGTTCGATCCACGGGTCACCCAGAACCTGAAAGGGGCCTACATTCAGGACCAGTTTCAGCTCCTCCCCAACTGGTTCACCACCGCCGGTGTGCGGTGGGACGACACGAGCAAAGCGGGGACCGCGCAGACCTACCGTGTCACGTCGATCTACAACTTCGACAGCGGAACTTCGCTCCACGGCAGCATCGGCACCGGCTTTCGTCAGCCCGCTTTGGCGGAGAACAGTTTTGGCTTCTTCAATCCCAATCTTCGCCCCGAGCGAAGCAAAGGTTGGGACGCCGGTGTTCGCCAGGAACTCTTCGGCGGCGCTGTGGTGGCTGATGCCACTTACTTCCGCAACGACTTCCTCGACCTGATTGTGATCAACGACACGTTCACGGCGCTCGAAAACGTCGGTGCCGCTCGCAGCAGTGGCGTGGAACTGACGCTGCTGGTCTACATCTTCGAAGACCTGTGGGTCGACGCGAGCTATACCTTCGACGACACGCTGAATCTCGACACCGGCGCGCAATTGCTGCGTCGACCGGAAGACAAATCGTCCCTCTCGATCACACGGGCCTGGACCGATATCGGAGCTTCAGCCACGCTGCAGTTGATCTACATTGGCGACCGCGCAGACATTGGCGGGGTAACGCTCGACAGCTACTACCTGCTGAATGCCTCGGGTCGTCGGAAGATCACCGAGAATGTTGAAGCGTTTGTTCGCCTCGACAACATCACCAACGAAAGCTACGAAGAGGTCGACGCCTACAACAGTGTGCCGTTTGGTGCCTACGGCGGCCTGAACTTCACGTACTAA
- a CDS encoding DUF1559 domain-containing protein has product MASRFSLSRRTAFTVVELLVVISIIAVLMALLLPAVQAARESARRAQCTNNLRQIGQASMLYETNKSYMPPSRQYYSRTYSGNNWNSTPARYVSWVHVLMEEMGRPDIRTQIDQLASSNSAINNNTALEQRINLLVCPSDTTDTGEKAMFSYACNGGRENNTSPGSPLYGFDWPANGALDDRLKGTDNFPKVFQTNSGDIANGDGTSNTIKFSENLDVVKWTSCNNEYDVAILWTTNDPPTVGLNRQAGNGAVGFDYARPSSRHPGGFNTTMCDGSVAFRSDTIDYTVYCRLMTSNGSKYKEPGTNAPIAAVYTMQTTKLSEDDF; this is encoded by the coding sequence ATGGCATCGCGCTTTTCGTTGTCTCGTCGCACCGCCTTCACGGTGGTCGAACTGCTGGTGGTGATTTCGATCATCGCCGTTCTCATGGCACTCCTGCTGCCCGCTGTGCAAGCGGCTCGCGAGTCGGCCCGTCGTGCGCAGTGCACGAACAACCTGCGTCAAATCGGCCAGGCTTCGATGCTGTACGAGACCAACAAGTCGTACATGCCCCCTTCGCGTCAGTACTACTCGCGCACCTACTCGGGGAACAACTGGAACTCGACCCCAGCTCGCTACGTCAGCTGGGTGCATGTGCTGATGGAAGAAATGGGTCGCCCCGACATCCGGACCCAGATCGACCAACTCGCCAGCAGCAATAGCGCGATCAACAACAACACCGCCCTCGAGCAGCGCATCAATTTGCTCGTCTGCCCGAGCGATACCACCGACACCGGCGAGAAGGCGATGTTTTCGTACGCCTGTAACGGCGGCCGCGAAAACAACACCAGCCCTGGCAGCCCCCTCTACGGTTTCGACTGGCCCGCCAACGGTGCTCTCGATGATCGCCTGAAGGGAACGGACAACTTCCCCAAGGTGTTTCAGACCAATTCGGGCGACATCGCCAACGGTGATGGCACGTCGAACACCATCAAGTTCAGCGAAAACCTCGACGTGGTGAAGTGGACCAGCTGCAATAACGAGTATGACGTCGCCATCCTGTGGACCACCAACGATCCACCCACCGTCGGGCTCAATCGTCAGGCAGGCAACGGAGCGGTAGGTTTCGACTATGCCCGTCCTTCGAGCCGCCACCCTGGTGGCTTCAACACCACGATGTGCGATGGCAGCGTGGCGTTCCGCAGCGACACGATCGACTACACCGTCTACTGCCGCCTGATGACCAGCAATGGTTCGAAGTACAAAGAACCCGGCACCAACGCCCCCATTGCTGCGGTCTACACCATGCAGACCACCAAGCTGAGCGAAGACGATTTCTAA